Proteins co-encoded in one Melitaea cinxia chromosome 13, ilMelCinx1.1, whole genome shotgun sequence genomic window:
- the LOC123659064 gene encoding myogenesis-regulating glycosidase-like, with translation MAVLGIVLGILAITAGSLSADLSLRADDIELTLEPQLTGGFQVVLNTGDERRVFGHIGRTLYSVFASEDVEGGILVHMGNTNLTIHTVFDETANARGIKIKWDTQDLIRFEDCFDFGSNQWYGGPMQINQVYPIQNARLNYTAYVSKEQDNGAIVERYWLNSAGEYIYVHPQVPLFVDYGLIQPNHICFGAQIAAPYSSRRNHTELSYDIWFLPDVKQAHQHAVANYLGKPSGLPDFRMVEHPIWSTWAQYSMNITEERVLDFARQIRANGFNDSQLEIDDLWETCYGSLEVDTNKFPNFTNLVQEVKALGYRVTIWIHPFINSNCEPWYSEALNNSYLVLDEAGTPAANWWNPNGSIPGLVDFTNPQAAEWWYSRVRNLIDTYDIDSIKFDAGESSYSPQIPVQQGDIDLHPHNIVDAYVRTCARFGDMIEVRAGFRTQDLPIFVRMVDRDSIWGLNNGLSTIVTTTIQMNLNGYTLVLPDMIGGNGYNLNHPQADLPTKELFIRWVQANTFLPVMQYSFAPWNFDNETITISKKYTDLHAAYAQEIYSAMRASVERGAPVTAPLWWLDPRDADALQIWDEYLLGENILVAPVLTEGATSRDIYLPVGTWFEEGDPERVHEGPVWIRNYSAPIDILPYFVREAPTEPNTANTPFVSTLLVLLGLVMNILNKY, from the exons ATGGCGGTCCTAGGAATAGTTctag GTATCCTAGCGATTACGGCTGGGAGTTTGTCAGCGGATCTATCTCTGCGCGCTGATGACATAGAGCTCACTTTGGAGCCCCAGTTGACCGGTGGTTTTCAGGTCGTCTTAAACACAG GAGACGAACGAAGGGTCTTTGGACACATCGGTCGGACTTTGTACTCAGTATTCGCGTCAGAGGATGTAGAAGGTGGTATCCTCGTCCATATGGGAAACACAAATTTGACCATCCATACCGTGTTCGACGAGACAGCAAACGCTAGAGGAATTAAGATTAAGTGGGACACGCAGGATTTAATTCGTTTTGAAGACTGCTTCGATTTCG GTTCAAATCAATGGTACGGTGGTCCGATGCAAATAAACCAAGTGTACCCAATACAAAACGCTCGCCTAAATTACACCGCCTACGTCTCCAAAGAACAAGATAACGGAGCAATTGTCGAAAGATACTGGCTTAACTCTGCTGGAGAGTACATTTACGTCCATCCTCAAGTACCATTATTTGTAGACTACGGTTTAATTCAACCCAATCATATCTGCTTCGGTGCACAAATAGCAGCTCCATATTCCAGCAGAAGAAATCACACAGAACTATCTTACGATATATGGTTCCTACCTGATGTGAAGCAAGCTCACCAACACGCTGTCGCTAATTACTTGGGCAAACCAAGCGGACTCCCTGACTTCAGAATGGTTGAACATCCAATCTGGTCAACGTGGGCTCAATATTCGATGAATATTACTGAAGAAAGAGTTCTGGACTTCGCGAGACAGATCAGAGCGAACGGTTTCAATGATTCGCAGCTTGAGATTGATGATCTTTGGGAAACCTGTTACGGTTCCTTGGAAGTCGATACAAATAAGTTTCCTAATTTTACCAACTTGGTGCAAGAGGTCAAAGCTTTAGGGTACCGCGTAACGATATGGATACATCcctttataaatagtaattgtGAACCTTGGTATTCAGAGGCTCTTAACAATAG TTACCTCGTGCTGGATGAAGCTGGCACACCGGCTGCGAACTGGTGGAACCCTAACGGTTCGATACCCGGTCTGGTTGATTTCACCAACCCGCAAGCAGCGGAGTGGTGGTACAGTCGAGTCAGGAATCTCATTGACACTTATGACATCGATAGTATCAAGTTCGATGCTGGTGAGAGCAGTTATTCGCCACAG atcCCAGTACAACAAGGGGACATCGACTTACACCCACACAACATCGTCGACGCGTACGTGCGGACTTGTGCGAGATTTGGAGATATGATTGAAGTTCGTGCTGGATTTAG AACTCAAGACCTTCCGATCTTTGTCCGAATGGTGGACCGAGATTCCATCTGGGGCTTGAACAACGGCCTCTCAACGATCGTCACCACCACCATACAGATGAACCTGAACGGCTACACCCTAGTGCTGCCTGACATGATCGGAGGAAACGGATACAATCTCAACCATCCTCAAGCTGACCTTCCGACTAAGGAGTTGTTCATACGATGGGTGCAAGCGAACACATTCTTACCCGTCATGCAGTACTCTTTCGCGCCTTGGAACTTTGATAATGAG ACGATAACAATAAGCAAGAAGTACACGGACCTGCACGCCGCGTACGCGCAGGAGATCTACTCGGCGATGCGCGCGTCCGTGGAGCGCGGCGCGCCGGTCACCGCGCCGCTGTGGTGGCTCGACCCGCGCGACGCGGACGCGCTCCAGATATGGGACG AATACCTCTTGGGTGAGAACATCTTAGTTGCTCCAGTATTAACCGAAGGGGCGACTTCTAGAGACATCTACCTGCCAGTAGGCACTTGGTTTGAAGAGGGAGACCCTGAAAGGGTTCACGAAGGGCCAGTCTGGATCCGCAATTATTCAGCACCTATCGACATCCTACCGTATTTTGTGAGGGAAGCGCCAACTGAACCTAACACCGCCAATACTCCATTCGTGTCTACTCTCCTGGTACTTTTAGGACTAGTgatgaatattttgaataaatattaa